The following coding sequences are from one Triticum aestivum cultivar Chinese Spring chromosome 5A, IWGSC CS RefSeq v2.1, whole genome shotgun sequence window:
- the LOC123101721 gene encoding zinc finger protein ZAT12-like, protein MKRLRFGEEPEVDGAAIAHEVMLLLAARSAAMGGGEPVARPRAFECKTCNRQFPSFQALGGHRASHKRPRGDPISEQASAPAPAPARRHGCTVCGVEFALGQALGGHMRRHRAHEQEGSAHEPVVAEREPGETRRGLLLGLDLNAAPAEQALELSLWA, encoded by the coding sequence ATGAAGAGGCTGAGGTTTGGCGAGGAGCCGGAGGTGGATGGTGCCGCCATAGCCCATGAGGTGATGCTGCTGCTCGCCGCGCGGAGCGCCGCGATGGGGGGCGGCGAGCCGGTGGCGCGGCCGCGCGCGTTCGAGTGCAAGACGTGCAACCGCCAGTTCCCGTCGTTCCAGGCGCTCGGCGGCCACCGCGCCAGCCACAAGCGGCCGCGGGGCGATCCGATCAGCGAGCAggcgtcggcgccggcgccggcgcccgcgAGGAGGCACGGGTGCACGGTCTGCGGCGTGGAGTTCGCACTCGGGCAGGCGCTGGGCGGGCACATGAGGCGCCACCGCGCCCACGAGCAGGAGGGGAGCGCTCACGAGCCGGTAGTCGCCGAGCGGGAGCCCGGCGAGACAAGAAGGGGGCTGCTGCTGGGCTTGGACCTGAACGCTGCTCCCGCTGAGCAGGCCCTGGAACTCTCTCTCTGGGCCTGA